A region from the Candidatus Binatia bacterium genome encodes:
- a CDS encoding nucleotidyltransferase domain-containing protein, producing the protein MNKAVETLDLDGRFPTLSEILNSKDLQRAFNRLSAIGKDAEALFHQAESDLRYLKRRLSVQLLANAYKRQLLDENQSIRTVYEIYTAALLASISDDIELHAPGKGNKDCDFRVRIAGCEIYGDVKTRCGELPFNIPPEKDASGNEMYAGSRATVDYRVAERMPPDELDRSTPESGELREIIIEDALPKFPEGKPNLIVLGLIDAFGFPSTTRENLMAAVYGDAFHLFRGGKHIPSRYPNGVFDDPTYGKKITAIAWFCLRRSRQGLIRRSGIFFNSNATNPFPEEVKSLLEQLLDREHLLHRELEAIVEKLKSRYQPQKIILFGSLAQGDVKEGSDIDLAIIKETAKRPLDRCLEVAAVTQPSVAVNFLVYTPEEFERETKTGNFFVVDEILKKGQILYER; encoded by the coding sequence ATGAATAAAGCGGTTGAAACTCTGGACCTTGACGGGAGATTTCCTACGCTCTCGGAAATCTTAAACAGTAAGGATCTTCAACGAGCCTTCAATCGGCTGAGTGCAATCGGCAAAGACGCGGAAGCCTTGTTTCACCAGGCCGAGAGCGATCTTCGCTACCTAAAACGTCGCCTGAGTGTTCAGCTCTTAGCGAATGCCTACAAGAGGCAGTTGCTGGACGAAAACCAATCTATCCGGACCGTTTACGAAATCTACACCGCCGCTCTTTTGGCCTCCATTAGCGACGACATCGAGCTGCATGCACCGGGCAAGGGAAACAAAGATTGTGATTTTCGTGTCAGAATCGCCGGCTGCGAGATTTACGGGGATGTGAAGACCCGATGCGGCGAATTACCATTTAACATCCCTCCAGAAAAGGACGCTTCGGGCAACGAGATGTACGCAGGCTCCAGGGCTACCGTTGACTATCGCGTGGCTGAACGAATGCCTCCAGACGAGCTTGACAGATCGACTCCTGAGAGTGGAGAGCTTAGAGAGATCATCATAGAAGATGCGCTACCCAAATTTCCCGAAGGAAAACCGAATTTGATCGTGCTCGGTCTCATTGACGCCTTCGGTTTCCCTTCGACGACTCGTGAAAATTTGATGGCGGCGGTGTATGGCGATGCTTTTCATCTCTTTCGCGGCGGAAAACATATTCCAAGCCGCTACCCGAACGGCGTTTTCGACGATCCGACGTACGGTAAAAAGATTACTGCCATTGCGTGGTTCTGCCTAAGACGAAGCAGGCAGGGATTGATCAGGCGTTCCGGGATATTTTTCAATTCGAACGCGACAAATCCTTTTCCAGAAGAGGTCAAGTCGTTACTGGAACAGCTTCTTGATCGAGAACACTTGCTCCATAGAGAACTTGAGGCAATCGTGGAAAAACTAAAGAGCCGCTACCAGCCGCAAAAAATAATTCTCTTCGGCTCATTGGCCCAAGGAGACGTCAAAGAAGGAAGCGACATTGACCTGGCCATCATTAAGGAAACGGCGAAACGACCCCTTGACCGATGCCTTGAGGTCGCCGCAGTTACTCAACCTTCAGTGGCGGTCAATTTTCTCGTGTATACACCCGAAGAGTTCGAGAGAGAAACCAAGACCGGGAATTTCTTTGTAGTCGATGAGATCCTTAAAAAGGGCCAAATCCTCTATGAGCGATAG